The DNA region CAACCAGTTCATTAAGCTGTGGAATTTTCTGCCTGCATGGCGGGCAATTGATAAACCAAAAATTCAAAACAATTACCTTGTCCTTTGCTGTTTTTAAATCGAACTTGTTTCCGTTTATATCGGTCACCTTGAAACCTTTAAACTCATCTTCTTCTTTAAAAGATTCACTTGGTTTTGGTTTCGGCATTCGGTTAAAGTAGGCCACCTTTTCCTCCTCGTTCAATTTATAAATCAGGTATTCCGGTTTACCGCTATCAGTAACCGTTTTCCGGTTTTTTATCGCATACTTGCCTGTTTGCATCAACTTTCGCCATACCGCATACGGATAAACCATTCCATCTTCGCCCCTAACAACCGTAGCTTCGTTTAATACGGTTTTTGTGGGTGCAGACTGAGCGTTGACCACTAAAGCACTGAAAAAAAACAATAGGGAGAACGTTAATTTTTTCATGATATTAGATTTAAAGGTTATTAAGCTGACTACATCAACAAGCTTTCAATGGCCAATCGGTAGCCCTTCATTCCGAATCCGGTAAGTACGCCCTGGCAGTTTTTCCCGGTTAACGAAATATGGCGGTATTCCTCGCGGGCGTAAATATTTGATACATGCACCTCTACCACAGGCGTTTTAATGGCGGCGATTGCATCGGCAATTGCTACGGAGGTATGCGTATAGCCCCCCGCATTCAGCACAATACCATCGTAACTAAATCCCACTTCGTGCAGTTTGTTAATGATCTCGCCCTCAACATTACTCTGGAAGTACTCAATCTCTATAATCGAATAAATCGACCTCAACTCCTTCACATAATCTTCAATGCTCGTGCTGCCATAAATTGATGGTTCGCGTACACCAAGCAAATTTAAGTTCGGACCGTTAATAATTTGTATTTTCATGATATCTTGCAACATTATTTATTGTAACGTTGCAATGTTATAAAAAATCTTAAATAAAACATGCTTTGGCAGTCACATATTAAAGGGTTTACAACTTATTTAAAGCTCGAGCGTTCCCTATCGTCGAACTCGGTACATGCTTATTTAAGCGACATTGATAAATTGCAACAATATTTTCAATCCATAAATCAATCGCCTTCGCTCGCTGCGATAAATGTCGGCGATCTACGGTCCTTTTTATCGTGGCTGAATCAATTGGGCATGCTGCCCAGCACCCAGGCAAGGGTAATTTCGGGTTTAAAAGCTTTTTTTACCTACCTGATGTTGGAAAATGAAATTCAAAACGATCCAACGGCTTTGATCGAAGCACCCAAGTTGAGCAGAAAGCTGCCCGACACCCTCAACATACACGAAATTAACGATCTTATTTCTGCCATCGATGCCTCAAAGCCAGAAGGAATGCGCAACAAGGCCATTATCGAGGTATTGTACGGTTGTGGGCTTCGCGTTACCGAACTAACAGAACTTAAAATATCCAATATCTATCCGCAAATCGAGTTTATAAAGGTTATCGGTAAGGGAAACAAGGAGCGCTTGGTACCCATTGGCGGCACGGCGTTGAAGCTCCTGGATATTTATCTTAGTCAGGTGCGGGTACACGTTAAAATTAAGAAAGGCAATGATGATTACGTTTTTTTAAATCGGTTTGGGGCAAAGCTCTCACGAATTTCGGTGTTTAATTTAATTAAATCGTTGGCCGTAGCTACCGGATTAAAGAAAAGCATCAGTCCCCACACCCTCCGGCACTCGTTTGCTACCCATTTAATTGAGGGCGGCGCCGATTTAAGGGCAATACAAGAAATGTTAGGGCATTCGAGTATTACCACTACCGAGATTTACACGCACGTAGATCGAGATTATTTGAGAGAGGTAATTACCCAGTTTCACCCAAGGTCTTAAACCTTCGCCTTTATCATTCTATCTTTCCCATGCATATCTTTCCGTAACACAATATCATTAAATCCTTTAGCCTTTAGCAGCTCAACTGTTTCCTTACCTAAATATTCGTTTATTTCGAAGTAAAGTTGTCCTTTAGCTTTGAGGTTCGTTTTAGCAAAGGCTGCGATAGCATTATAAAAAACCAGCGGATCATCATCAGCAACAAACAAGGCCAGATGCGGCTCATGCTTTAATACATTGGCATGCATTTCAACTTTTTCTAAAGCTCTGATATAAGGCGGATTACTAACAATCACATCAAATTTTTGTTCACTTTCGTAACCAAGAATATCTGCCTCAATAAAATCGATTTCCACCCCAATGGCTTTCGCGTTTTGTACAGCAACAGCTATCGCTTTTCCAGAGATATCTATTGAAGAAACAGCAAAGTTGGGCAAGTGCTTTTTCAGGGCTATTGGTATACAGCCCGAGCCGGTGCCGATATCGAGCAGGCCTTTTTGAACCCTTACATCCGGCAAATTTTCATTAATGATCCAATCTACCAGCTCCTCCGTTTCTGGCCTCGGGATCAATACACTTTCGTTAACCTTAAAAACTGAACCGTAAAAATGAGCTTCGCCCAAAATGTACTGTATCGGCCTACCGATTTTCAGATCGTTAAGTACCGTTAACAGCTTTTGCACCTGCAGGTAACTCAAATCCAGGTCGCCAAGCAGTCTGATTTTATTATAATGAATTTCCAGAACGTGTTCAAGCGCCAAACCGAACAAATTCTTCGTTTCATCCACATCGTACAAAGGCTCCAGTTCGATGATAAAATCTTCCTTAAGTGCTTCAATTTTCATTTTTGCAAAATTACTTATTTGCTGCGATAACAATCCTATTTTATCAGTTCCATCGGCCATTTTTTACTACTTTTGCCCCAATGAGCGATGAATTTTACATAACACGCTGTTTAGAACTGGCTGCACTTGCGATGGGCAATGTGAGCCCCAACCCCATGGTGGGCTGCGTAATTGTTGCCGATGGGCAGATTATTGGCCAGGGTTACCACCAACACTATGGAAAACCACATGCAGAGCCCAACGCCATCAGCTCAGTAATTGAAAAATACGGCAACCAGGCCCAGGAGCTGCTGAAGAAAGCCACGGCTTATGTAAATTTAGAGCCCTGTGCCCATTTCGGAAAAACGCCCCCCTGTGCCGATTTATTGGTAAAACACCAACTTAAAAAAGTGGTTATCGGCAACCGCGATCCCTTTGCCAGTGTCGACGGAAAAGGGATTGAAAAACTTAAAAACGCAGGCATTGAGGTGGTAAGTGGAATTTTAGATGCCGAATGCCGACACTTCAACCGTCGCTTTTTTACCCGGATTAAACAGCAACGCCCTTACATTATATTAAAATGGGCCCAAACCGCCAATGGCTTTTTTGCCACTGCCGATGGCCATCAGAAATGGATAAGCGGCAATTTGGCAAAACGCCTCGCTCACCAGTGGCGCACAGAAGAAGATGCCATTTTAATCGGTAAAAAAACCGCATTGATGGATAATCCGCAATTGACTGCACGAGAATGGCCGGGGAAAAACCCGATCAGGCTCGTAATCGACAAAAATCTGCAGGTTCCACAAAGCAACCACATCTATAATAACGAAGCCAAAACAATCATCTTTAATGAGATTAAAACCGATTTAGTGGATAACATTCACTATATCCAAATGGAAGACATGCATTTCTATCTCGGCCAAAAAATTGCCTTTCAACTGTATCTCATGGATATTCAATCGGTAATCATCGAAGGCGGCGTTAACATTTTGAAACAGTTTTTAGAAACCAATCTTTGGGATGAGGCCCGCATATTTTCATCTGCCAACAGCTGGACGGAAGGAATTGCCTCGCCAAGCATAGGCGGCAACCTCACCGAACAAATCCAGATCGGGCCCGATAAACTATCGATTTATATTAATAGCATAAACCCATGATTTTTATCCTTTTAAGTATTTGTTGTAGCGTTACAGTAGCTGTATTATTAAAGCTGGCGAAACGTTATCAAATCAGCATTATACAAGCCGTTACCGTAAATTACTTCGTAGCATTAATTCTTTGCTTCCTCTTTTTTAAGCCCGAAGTGTCGGCGATAAATGTCGATTCCCCGTGGCCAGTTTACATTTCGCTTGCCATTTTACTTCCCTCCATATTTCTGTTTTTGGCCGCCTCAATAAAAAATCTAGGCATCGTTAAAACCGATATTGCCCAACGGCTTTCTTTGTTTATTCCAATTCTCGCTGCCTATTTTATCTTTAAAGAAGATTTTAATAACCTTAAAATAATTGGTTTAGCTATCGGTTTTCCGGCCATAGTGCTCACCTTTATCCGAAAATCCGATCAGGGCAATAACAATCGCAGGTGGCTCTACCCCATTATGGTTTTTGTTGGTTTTGGCGTTATCGACGTTCTTTTTAAGCAAATAGCACTTTATAAGGCCGCACCCTACACCACTTCGCTTTTTCTTGTTTTTTGCCTGTCGTTTATCCTATCGCTATTCATTGTTACTGCAATGGCAATTACCCGAAAAACTAAACTTCAACTGGTAAATGTAGCCTGCGGCGCAATATTGGGAATTTTTAACTTCGGCAACATCTTGTTTTATATGAAGGCACATAAAGCACTGGCGCAGAATCCATCGACGGTTTTTGCTGCTATGAACCTCGGCGTAATCATTGTAGGCACCTTAATAGGCGTGCTGGTGTTTAAAGAGCGATTGACGAAATTGAATTACGCCGGAATTATCCTCGCCCTCGTGGCCATCATCTTTATTAAACTATCGCAAGATGCTGTTTGACGACTCCTATAAAACTATCCAAAGCCCATCAGAAGGCATATTTCGCGATCGCGGAAGCAAGTTTATCGCCTACGCGTACCCCATTCGCTCAGAAGATCAGGTAAAGCCAATTTTAACCCATTTAAAGGCCGAGCATGCAAAAGCACGACATTGGTGTTACGCTTACCGGTTAACGCCCGATCGCTCCGTTTTCAGGATAAACGACGATGGGGAGCCATCCGGCACCGCTGGCAGGCCAATTCTCAATTGCCTGCTCTCAGCCGACATTACAAATGTATTGGTTGTTGTGGTTCGGTACTTCGGCGGAACATTGTTGGGCGTGCCAGGTTTAATCAATGCCTATAAAAATGCGAGTTTAGAGGCCCTCGCATCCGCAAATGTCATTACAAAAACCATTAACGATGTATATGAGATTACTTTCAACTACTTGCAAATGAACCATGTGATGAAACTGGTCAAAGACGAAAACCTTGATGTATTAAAACAACAATTTGACGTGGACTGTTTACTGCGAATTGAGATTAGAAAGGCGCAACTCAATCATGTTTTGGCCAGATTCGATAAGCTCGAAAACGTAAAACAGAAGTATATACAAACGATTTAAGCAAACCAAAGCCGTTACAACCTATGAAAATAGCTCAAAGTGATTTGATCATCAATCCCGATGGCAGCATTTACCACCTCAACCTATTGCCCGGCGATGTAGCAGAAACGGTGATTACCGTCGGCGACCCTGATCGTGTAAGCCAGGTAAGCAAACATTTCGACACTATTGAGCTAAAAAAGGGAAAGCGTGAGTTTATTACCCATACCGGCTTTGTCGGCAAAAAACGGGTCACTGTCCTGTCTACAGGTATAGGAACAGATAATATCGATATTGTTCTTAACGAACTGGATGCTTTGGTTAATATCGATTTCAACGCTCGCCAAATTAAGCAAGAACTTACTTCATTAAATATTGTCCGCATTGGCACTTCCGGTTCAGTACAGCCCGATATCCCCATGGGAACCATTTTGGCCTCCGCTTACGGCCTTGGTATGGATGCCCTGATGAACTACTATCTACCCCCCGAACTGAATAGTAACGCTGCCTTGCTCGAAGAGATTAAAGTTCATTTTAAAGGCTTTCAGAAGATTAATCCTTATTTAAATGCTGCTGATGAAAACCTTTTAAATACCATCGGAAAAGATTTACCCACGGGGATTACTGTTACAGCCCCCGGTTTTTATGCACCGCAGGGTCGCCTGGTGAGGGCGCAAAACGCTGTTCCCCATTTTATAAATCTCGTAAGCAGTTTTAAAAGCAACCAGTATCGAATTACAAACCTCGAAATGGAAACCGCAGGCATCTATGCCTTAGCCAACGTTTTAGGGCATAAAGCACTATCAATTAATGCCATTTTAGCCAGCCGCGTAAATTTCCAGTTTAGCAGCGAACCCGATAAAGTTGTAGAAAACGCAATAAAATTGGTTTTAGAAAGGCTTTGATTTAGTGGCGATGCCACCCTGAGCGCCCGCCCAGTGTCATTTAGTTGAGCCTGCTCCGTGTCATCCGATAGCTATCGGATCTGAGCCTTTCGACTTCGCTCAAGATAACTCAGTCGAAGCCCTTTTTTATTGGATAAAACCATTAACATCCGCCCTTCGACTCCGCTCAGGGTGACAATGTTCTATAATTTTATCCTTAACTAAATGACATTGAGCGCCCTGATGCATTAAACTATCACTCCGGTTCATTAAACTGCCATCCCGGTTCATTAAACTATCACTCCGGTTCATTAAATTGCCATCCCAGTCCATTAAACTATCACTCTGGTTCATTAAACTGCCATCCCGGTTCATTAAACTATCACTCCGGTTCATTAAACTGCCATCCTGGTTCATTAAACTAACACCCCGGTTCATTAAACTAACACTCCGGTTCATTAAACTGAAATGCCGACGCAGCGACCACCTAAAAACTGATACACGGCTTGTACTTTATAAGGAAACATTACCCCCAAAGCTTGCTCCACCAACTTTCTTCAAAACCGATATACAAACCATCCTCACGCACCTCGGTAGGGTAAATATCGATATAATCGCCTTGCCCCTCCGCTCCTCTTCCCGTTTCCAAATCGTATTCGTAGCGGTGAATCGGGCAAACTAAATGGCCGTTCTTGCACCATCCACCAGAAAAGTGGCCACCCGCATGCGGGCATGAAGACTGCGTAGCTATCATGTTATCCTCATTATTAATAATACAAAGTTGTTTACCGTTCACATTTACGGTCTTAATGGCATTCAACCCCGGAAGTTGGACTTTATTCAGCGCTTTAAACCACTTCATAGCGCTAATTTAAGTATTTAAATATCAGTGTTATTTCATCTTTCCACTAATTTTTGAAAGAGAAACGGCTACACCATATTTTTTTAAGATATTTGCATCCTCAAAAATGAAACAACACATACCAGACGACGGCACATTGCTTCCTTTAATGGAAGAATTCTACACCATTCAGGGCGAGGGATTTAACACGGGGAAAGCGGCTTATTTCATTCGCTTAGGTGGTTGCGATGTGGGCTGCCACTGGTGCGATGTAAAAGAAAGCTGGGATGCCGAGATGCATCCGTTAACCCCAGCCGACATAATTGTAGCTAATGCCGATCAGCACCCCGGTAAGGCCGTAGTAATTACAGGCGGCGAACCCTTAATTTATAACCTCGATTATTTAACCGCGAAACTTAAAGAGCGTGGAATTTTGACCTTTATTGAAACCTCTGGCGCTTATCCACTTTCGGGCAATTGGGACTGGATTTGCCTATCGCCAAAAAAGTTCAAAGCACCTCGGCCCGATATTACACCAGTTGCCAACGAGCTTAAGGTAATTGTTTTCAACAAAAGCGATTTTAAATGGGCAGAGGAATATGCCGCAATGGTATCGCCGAACTGCAAATTATATCTTCAGCCAGAATGGTCTAAATCGAAGGAAATTACGCCCATGATTATCGATTATGTAATGGCCAACCCCAAATGGGAGATATCTTTGCAAACCCATAAATTTTTAAATATTCCTTAAAAACAATACATTAGCTTTAACCAAATGTTAATGTAATGAAATACTGGTTTTCTTTAGTTTTTTGCATCTCGAGTATTTTGTGCCTTGCGCAAAGCTCAACAAACAGAAAAGCGCAAATTGCTTTCGAAAAAGCAGGCCAGTTTGTTCAGCAACAGGATTATGCTTCCGCAGCTCAAAACCTGGAGAACGCAGTTAAAGAAGATCCGCAATTTCAGTCCGCACATATTCTTTTGGGCGACGTGTATCGCATTCAAAAAAAATATAGTGCTGCAAAGAATGCGTTTGAAAAAGCAATTTCGATAAATAAAAACGTTGCACCCCCCGTAATTTATAACCTTGCCGAAATGGAATTTGCCATGCAGGATTATGATAAGGCCAGGCAACATTTCGATGAGTTTTTAGCGCTCAATAGTGCTTCAGACAGAGTAAAAAGGGCAAAAAAATACTTGCTCGACTGCGATTTTGCTAAGGTCGCTATTAAAAGCCCTGTGAAATATACGCCAACCAATTTGGGCAATGGAGTAAACACAACCGATGCCGAATATTTTCCCGCCTTAACCGCCGATGGCGAAACCTTGATTTTTACCCGTCAGGTAAACGGAAATGAAGATTTCTGGACCTCGCAGTTTAAAAACAATGCGTGGACGCTGGCCAGCCCCTTATCTAACAATATAAACACTGCACGCTATAATGAAGGTGCTCAAACGATTTCGCCCGATGGAAAATATCTGTTTTTTACCGGCTGCAATCGACCCGATGGACTTGGCAGATGCGATATTTATGTGTCGCACCGCGAAGGAAAAGGCTGGGGTGAGCCGTATAATGTTGGGAAGCCTGTTAATTCAGAATATTGGGAATCCCAGCCCGCCATTAGTCCCGATGGCAGAACCTTGTATTTCATTAGCAACCGGCCGGGAGGATCTGGCGGTTACGACATTTGGAAAAGTACCATTACCGACGATGCAAAATGGGGCCCCGCAATCAATCTCGGCCCCGAAATAAACACCGCTTACGATGAAAATACCCCGTTTCTACATGCCGATGGAAAAACGCTTTATTTCTCGTCAGACGGCTGGCCCGGATTCGGAAACAAAGACATTTATTACAGTAGAATGGACGATGCGGGAGCCTTTAAAAAGCCCGTAAACATGGGCTACCCACTTAATTCCTTCGAAGATGAAAACGGGTTGATTGTGAGCGCCAACGGAAATTTTGGGATGTTTTCTTCCAACTTAAAGGATGGCTTCGGCAGTCAAGACATTTATAGCTTTGGGATGCCCGAAGCCGCCAAACCGTTAAAGGTTTCGTATGTTAAAGGGATTGTTCGCGATAAAGACACTAAGAAAACAATTGAAAGTAACGTTCAGGTTATCGATTTAAAAACCAATAAAACCGTGTTTGATGATTATACGGATTCGGAAACCGGACAGTTTTTAGCCGTGATGCCAATCGGAAGCGACTATTTGTTCAACGTTAATGCCGACGGCTATTTATTTTATTCCGAAAATTTTGAATTAAAAGCCAGCGACATCAGCAAGCCGTACCAACTGGAGGTGTATATCGAAAAGATAAAAGAAGGTGGTAACGTAACGCTAAGAAATATCTTCTTCGATACCAATAAATTCAACCTTTTGCCCGCATCAATCAGGGAGCTTAACCTACTGATCGATTTCTTGCAGCAAAACACAAATGTAAATATCCAAATTCAGGGGCATACCGATAACGTCGGCGATGCAAAATTGAACGAAAAACTGTCGCTACGCAGAGCAAATGCCGTTTACGAATACCTGATCAAAAACAGCATCCAACCAAACAGACTTACCTTTAAAGGCTTCGGCGCAAGCAAGCCAATTGCCGATAATAAAACTGAAAGTGGCAGAAAAAATAACCGAAGAACTTCGTTCGTGATTACCAAGATCTAGAAAAAATGGATATAGTAATAAGAAGAATATGATGTTGAACTTATAATGGCCGACCAATACAAAAACTTGTATATTTTATTTGAAAATTCATATTGTTCAACCTGCCGGGGAGCATCGACGATTGTTGATTACAAACCTTTTTTAAATAACTTGAATGACATTATACTAAAAGGATTTTGTGCAGAATGCGAGGGAAAAGTAAATCGATATATTGAAACGGGTGAAAGCCGGCAAAATGCGGAAGTGGCAAAGCATATCCGGAACGTGTTGGCATTATTCAAAAAAAGGAAGAAGTAGAATTCGTTTTTACCTTTTGAGCGCAAGGAAATTAAAATTCACTGATAAATATAAATGGATTAGCGTGGAACGCCAACTATGAGCGGTCCTCATCCTCAAAGGTCAGTTTTAAAAAAACAAAGCAGTTGGGATACAAGTTTTTTTGGCGAAGCGTCATTGCCCCAAAGGGGCTACTTTGTAGCGAGGCCGGGTCTGTGCGAGCCGAAGCAATCTAATTTACGAAATGAGATTGCTTCGTGCCTCGCAATGACGAACTTTTATTCATTGGTAGCTTGACTGCGGCGCCTTCGCAATGACGACACTTCAACTCAACGGTTTAAAACCCTAATTTCAGCTTATATAGAAAATATCATGTACCAGACTTGAAAATGAGACCTGAGTGGCAAATTCTCTCAAATCTCATATCTAGTATCTCAAGTCCATCTTAATTTCCTAGCTCAGACATAAATTTAATGCGCATCAACTGAATCTCTTCCCGCGTGTAATCTGTTTCTCCAAGTTCGTTAAGTGCAGCATCTATCGAATCACTTTCGGCCGCCCTGAAATAATCAAAAACCTCATCCTGCCGATCATCATCGATTACTTCGTCGATAAAATAGTTTAAATTAAGCTTTGTGCCAGAGTTTACAATCGATTCAACCTCTTTCAAAATTTCCTCGTAAGTAATGCCCTTCGAATCGGCAATGTCCTCTAACCCAATTTGTCTGTCGATATTTTGGATAATAGAAACTTTCATCTGCGATTTATTGGCCTGGGTTTTTATTATCAGGTCAATCGGACGCTCAATGTCATTATCTTCCACATATTTCTTAATCAACTCGATAAAAGGAGCACCAAATTTCATGGCCTTGCCCGAGCCAACGCCCGAGATTTGTCGAAGCTCTTCCATCGAAATCGGGTAATGCGTACACATTTCCTCTAACGATGGATCTTGGAAAACCACAAACGGAGGTACATTTTTCTGCTTCGCAATCTTCTTGCGCAAAT from Pedobacter endophyticus includes:
- a CDS encoding TlpA family protein disulfide reductase, which gives rise to MKKLTFSLLFFFSALVVNAQSAPTKTVLNEATVVRGEDGMVYPYAVWRKLMQTGKYAIKNRKTVTDSGKPEYLIYKLNEEEKVAYFNRMPKPKPSESFKEEDEFKGFKVTDINGNKFDLKTAKDKVIVLNFWFINCPPCRQKIPQLNELVAAYKDNPDVIFLAIATDSKYELNNFLKSNPYAYNVVDGGRYIADKFNVRLYPTHVVVNNGKIKFSTVGLAPNTIHWIKKSIDEALAK
- the aroQ gene encoding type II 3-dehydroquinate dehydratase, with amino-acid sequence MKIQIINGPNLNLLGVREPSIYGSTSIEDYVKELRSIYSIIEIEYFQSNVEGEIINKLHEVGFSYDGIVLNAGGYTHTSVAIADAIAAIKTPVVEVHVSNIYAREEYRHISLTGKNCQGVLTGFGMKGYRLAIESLLM
- the xerD gene encoding site-specific tyrosine recombinase XerD, whose translation is MLWQSHIKGFTTYLKLERSLSSNSVHAYLSDIDKLQQYFQSINQSPSLAAINVGDLRSFLSWLNQLGMLPSTQARVISGLKAFFTYLMLENEIQNDPTALIEAPKLSRKLPDTLNIHEINDLISAIDASKPEGMRNKAIIEVLYGCGLRVTELTELKISNIYPQIEFIKVIGKGNKERLVPIGGTALKLLDIYLSQVRVHVKIKKGNDDYVFLNRFGAKLSRISVFNLIKSLAVATGLKKSISPHTLRHSFATHLIEGGADLRAIQEMLGHSSITTTEIYTHVDRDYLREVITQFHPRS
- the prmC gene encoding peptide chain release factor N(5)-glutamine methyltransferase — translated: MADGTDKIGLLSQQISNFAKMKIEALKEDFIIELEPLYDVDETKNLFGLALEHVLEIHYNKIRLLGDLDLSYLQVQKLLTVLNDLKIGRPIQYILGEAHFYGSVFKVNESVLIPRPETEELVDWIINENLPDVRVQKGLLDIGTGSGCIPIALKKHLPNFAVSSIDISGKAIAVAVQNAKAIGVEIDFIEADILGYESEQKFDVIVSNPPYIRALEKVEMHANVLKHEPHLALFVADDDPLVFYNAIAAFAKTNLKAKGQLYFEINEYLGKETVELLKAKGFNDIVLRKDMHGKDRMIKAKV
- the ribD gene encoding bifunctional diaminohydroxyphosphoribosylaminopyrimidine deaminase/5-amino-6-(5-phosphoribosylamino)uracil reductase RibD; translated protein: MSDEFYITRCLELAALAMGNVSPNPMVGCVIVADGQIIGQGYHQHYGKPHAEPNAISSVIEKYGNQAQELLKKATAYVNLEPCAHFGKTPPCADLLVKHQLKKVVIGNRDPFASVDGKGIEKLKNAGIEVVSGILDAECRHFNRRFFTRIKQQRPYIILKWAQTANGFFATADGHQKWISGNLAKRLAHQWRTEEDAILIGKKTALMDNPQLTAREWPGKNPIRLVIDKNLQVPQSNHIYNNEAKTIIFNEIKTDLVDNIHYIQMEDMHFYLGQKIAFQLYLMDIQSVIIEGGVNILKQFLETNLWDEARIFSSANSWTEGIASPSIGGNLTEQIQIGPDKLSIYINSINP
- a CDS encoding DMT family transporter, which encodes MIFILLSICCSVTVAVLLKLAKRYQISIIQAVTVNYFVALILCFLFFKPEVSAINVDSPWPVYISLAILLPSIFLFLAASIKNLGIVKTDIAQRLSLFIPILAAYFIFKEDFNNLKIIGLAIGFPAIVLTFIRKSDQGNNNRRWLYPIMVFVGFGVIDVLFKQIALYKAAPYTTSLFLVFCLSFILSLFIVTAMAITRKTKLQLVNVACGAILGIFNFGNILFYMKAHKALAQNPSTVFAAMNLGVIIVGTLIGVLVFKERLTKLNYAGIILALVAIIFIKLSQDAV
- a CDS encoding IMPACT family protein, coding for MLFDDSYKTIQSPSEGIFRDRGSKFIAYAYPIRSEDQVKPILTHLKAEHAKARHWCYAYRLTPDRSVFRINDDGEPSGTAGRPILNCLLSADITNVLVVVVRYFGGTLLGVPGLINAYKNASLEALASANVITKTINDVYEITFNYLQMNHVMKLVKDENLDVLKQQFDVDCLLRIEIRKAQLNHVLARFDKLENVKQKYIQTI
- a CDS encoding nucleoside phosphorylase, producing MKIAQSDLIINPDGSIYHLNLLPGDVAETVITVGDPDRVSQVSKHFDTIELKKGKREFITHTGFVGKKRVTVLSTGIGTDNIDIVLNELDALVNIDFNARQIKQELTSLNIVRIGTSGSVQPDIPMGTILASAYGLGMDALMNYYLPPELNSNAALLEEIKVHFKGFQKINPYLNAADENLLNTIGKDLPTGITVTAPGFYAPQGRLVRAQNAVPHFINLVSSFKSNQYRITNLEMETAGIYALANVLGHKALSINAILASRVNFQFSSEPDKVVENAIKLVLERL
- a CDS encoding Rieske (2Fe-2S) protein, whose amino-acid sequence is MKWFKALNKVQLPGLNAIKTVNVNGKQLCIINNEDNMIATQSSCPHAGGHFSGGWCKNGHLVCPIHRYEYDLETGRGAEGQGDYIDIYPTEVREDGLYIGFEESWWSKLWG
- a CDS encoding 7-carboxy-7-deazaguanine synthase QueE: MKQHIPDDGTLLPLMEEFYTIQGEGFNTGKAAYFIRLGGCDVGCHWCDVKESWDAEMHPLTPADIIVANADQHPGKAVVITGGEPLIYNLDYLTAKLKERGILTFIETSGAYPLSGNWDWICLSPKKFKAPRPDITPVANELKVIVFNKSDFKWAEEYAAMVSPNCKLYLQPEWSKSKEITPMIIDYVMANPKWEISLQTHKFLNIP
- a CDS encoding OmpA family protein — protein: MKYWFSLVFCISSILCLAQSSTNRKAQIAFEKAGQFVQQQDYASAAQNLENAVKEDPQFQSAHILLGDVYRIQKKYSAAKNAFEKAISINKNVAPPVIYNLAEMEFAMQDYDKARQHFDEFLALNSASDRVKRAKKYLLDCDFAKVAIKSPVKYTPTNLGNGVNTTDAEYFPALTADGETLIFTRQVNGNEDFWTSQFKNNAWTLASPLSNNINTARYNEGAQTISPDGKYLFFTGCNRPDGLGRCDIYVSHREGKGWGEPYNVGKPVNSEYWESQPAISPDGRTLYFISNRPGGSGGYDIWKSTITDDAKWGPAINLGPEINTAYDENTPFLHADGKTLYFSSDGWPGFGNKDIYYSRMDDAGAFKKPVNMGYPLNSFEDENGLIVSANGNFGMFSSNLKDGFGSQDIYSFGMPEAAKPLKVSYVKGIVRDKDTKKTIESNVQVIDLKTNKTVFDDYTDSETGQFLAVMPIGSDYLFNVNADGYLFYSENFELKASDISKPYQLEVYIEKIKEGGNVTLRNIFFDTNKFNLLPASIRELNLLIDFLQQNTNVNIQIQGHTDNVGDAKLNEKLSLRRANAVYEYLIKNSIQPNRLTFKGFGASKPIADNKTESGRKNNRRTSFVITKI